The Arachis ipaensis cultivar K30076 chromosome B10, Araip1.1, whole genome shotgun sequence DNA window NNNNNNNNNNNNNNNNNNNNNNNNNNNNNNNNNNNNNNNNNNNNNNNNNNNNNNNNNNNNNNNNNNNNNNNNNNNNNNNNNNNNNNNNNNNNNNNNNNNNNNNNNNNNNNNNNNNNNNNNNNNNNNNNNNNNNNNNNNNNNNNNNNNNNNNNNNNNNNNNNNNNNNNNNNNNNNNNNNNNNNNNNNNNNNNNNNNNNNNNNNNNNNNNNNNNNNNNNNNNNNNNNNNNNNNNNNNNNNNNNNNNNNNNNNNNNNNNNNNNNNNNNNNNNNNNNNNNNNNNNNNNNNNNNNNNNNNNNNNNNNNNNNNNNNNNNNNNNNNNNNNNNNNNNNNNNNNNNNNNNNNNNNNNNNNNNNNNNNNNNNNNNNNNNNNNNNNNNNNNNNNNNNNNNNNNNNNNNNNNNNNNNNNNNNNNNNNNNNNNNNNNNNNNNNNNNNNNNNNNNNNNNNNNNNNNNNNNNNNNNNNNNNNNNNNNNNNNNTTTTATCGCTGACAAAATAATTCAAATATATTTTTGATAGTTTACCCAAGTGGATATTAGTATTGCCATCCTTACTAACTACATGTAACATGTATATATAGCTAGCATCAACTttgattttatcatttttttttttcttaaggcATGTGGTGGGTAGGGATGGCAATGGGACGGGTAGGAGGCAGATTTTTGTTTTACTCGATCCTATTCTATAATAATCCGTATAGAATCCGTCTTATTCTTATTCGCGAGGAGTAAAAAGTTAAACCCTAATCAGCTGGTATCCGtttctataattattaaaatccaacaaataaaattaaattttaaaatttatataaccatcaccacatacataacataaattaagatcaaaatttaaatataatacaataatattaatttttttattaattattttatatatattaagacAGGTAGAGATGAATATTACCTAAATTTGATCTTGTCCCATCCCGTCTAAGACTCTTCTCCGCAAAAGAATTTACCTAATATCAGAACGGATAATTACCCGTCTTAAACGAATAAAAGTGAAATAAATATCTACAAATTTGGGTAGTGTTGTTATCACCTCTAATGGTGGGTGTGTGTATGGGTCATCAAGTATAGTAGTAGTGTAGTGGAGGTTACACATATATACACTTGCTGTAGAAGTAGAATTCAGTGGGATATTACAGACTGTACTCCATTCTCTTTTGTACCCTCCGGGGTCCTATCTCTTATCTCACTAATTCAACACCCATATTATACAATGATTTTAGACATTATGTATTTTTGGGTAAAATCATTGAATATTGCTtcaatttgcaacaaagggggaaaataaaaaagataggTGAAGATTTTTTGTTTGGTAGATGCCTTCTAGATGGTATATGCTTTCCAGTAGAAGTGCAGATCTCAACACAGGAATTAAGATGTATCACTTTGTCATTatgtaaaagtaaaataaatgctACATTATGCTTTGTCTATTTATGTGTGCCTAGGATGCTATAaaacttttatttaatttgttaaatataTTTGTAATGAAAAATAATAGGTAGACAATAAAAAttctaaataatgtgaataatagatatatcgAATATTCAATTCACTAGATGTGCAGATAGTtatcttaatattaaaatttaaatgattaatttaggatgtaatatatttttattttattagactcATTTTAATATGCTTGTACTTATAATGGctataaaatattgataaaattaaagtcatatttttttttacattttagtatcttttttttagtaatattttcgaaaaaacattactaaataataaaaaatattactttaattttagtaatattttttaaaatatcataattactgTATTATTATAGTATAAGTATACtagaataattttataatataaattaggAGTTTTATAGACCAAATACACCTTTAGGAAGATTAGAAGTATTTAATAAAAGTAAGATTAGAAGCATAATATATACACTTTATATATGTCTCTAAAcattcttttatttaaaaaattgtcTAAATAGTACAAATTAAATGTGGGGTGTGCTAAACTagagttaaatctcaatttgaCTATTGAAATTTAGCTTGATACTCAAAATGATCCTCACAATTTTTGACCCCAATTAGAACTCCCAAATTTGCAATCGTAGCTCCAACTTGCTCTTACGATCATCTCTATCACCAGAATGCTAATTTGAGGCAATTGCATGACACAGTGGATACTACTTAAGCGACGACACATTGGTTTGCGCCCAAAATCTTTGAAAACCacattttttcggttttttgtGAGTTAAAACTCTCTTTCGACGACGATCATAAGTTGCAAAACATCAAAAAAACCCTTACACTACGTGGTTTTCAAAAGGTTTGGACGCGAAACCAATGCTTTGTCGTTTAAGTAGTGTCCATCATGTCATGCAATTGCACCATCAGTGATGGAGATTATCACAGGGGACAAGACGAAGCCACGATTGCAAATTTGGGAGTTCTAATTGAGACCAACAAAATTGTGAGAATTATTCTGAGTATCAGGCCAAATTTCAGAAGtcaaattgagatttaactcgCTAGACTACCATAATAAccatggacataaagaattaattgtttttattctttaaaCTAATTAACCTAATTAACCTTCTCTTATATGTATATAATCCACAATTTATACTTTTGAGAGAGGAGTTCAATCTATTAATTTATAAGAAGACAGAAAAGTGTTGATGCAAAAACACAGAGCGTGATTTCAGCTGAATTGGTCTGTGCTCTTTTGTTCTATATCTGGATTTTTACCATGTCACGGGTCCTATTAATTTATATGATTTTCCTcatattctatatatatatttttttccataTCTTTTGAGTCCTTAACTTTTTGGCACCTTCTTTTTTCTAGGACGACTCATTACGCAAGCAAGTTTAATTTCTTTGTACATATGATGAAACACACGAGGGGTGAAATCAAcaaataaatttcaattttaataagggTTAATTTTGATCTCATAcaattatatttgttttttttatgaTCATTTACGTAGTTAatgtaaaaaatagttatttttattgatgtgatATTACGTAATTGaatatatgtataaaattattttacactgacagtacattaaaattaattttttttaataactgcgTATccgaatttaaaatttagaatttagaattttaaatatTATCTTAACCAGAAGAGAGGTGAAATCACTAACTTGAAATTTTGttttttcttcccttcttttatataaaaattagatAAGTCATTGTTGGATCCAATACTTCTTANNNNNNNNNNNNNNNNNNNNAATACTTTATAATTATACTACgtgtatattaaaataaattattaatataaaatacaatttaaatataaatacatattataaataaattaaatcacatatgtatttatacataaatatattaatagttaattttagtatataaataataattttaatattttaatagtaaaaaaaaaatgcttTCACTTTGTGGTCTAGTAATGATGCCGTGGTCCATGCAACCCTAATCTAACGTATTAGTCCCAAAAAGATTAATATTATTTGTTCAGGAAAGTGAACTAAAGATTCACGATCGGTTATCATTGATTTGGATTAATTAAAAAGTTGTAATTGTAATAATTGTTAATAAACTAAAGTAGCACTATGATTAGCAGCGTAGGACCCCCCTAGAAAATGGGACTTATCAATAATTATAAtatcttaattaattattattgttgtgAATAATAATGTTCTGAAAACCTACTATAGTGTCGGTTTCATGAATTCAAAAATGGAAAAACACATAGCCATGAACCGACACAATTAAGTGGACAAATATatgcttgtttttattttttaaaattagggtataataatttttaaattagaagTGAGATCTTGATCTAATCAATGAAGTTACATCAAGGATCATCATAACGTGCGTTTGGGTTTCCAATTagaatttttcaaattaaaatatagatAGAATTATAACCGAGAATatgtctttatatatatatatatattcttatgcttaataaattttattaattcaacTATTAAATTATNNNNNNNNNNNNNNNNNNNNNNNNNNNNNNNNNNNNNNNNNNNNNNNNNNNNNNNNNNNNNNNNNNNNNNNNNNNNNNNNNNNNNNNNNNNNNNNNNNNNNNNNNNNNNNNNNNNNNNNNNNNNNNNNNNNNNNNNNNNNNNNNNNNNNNNNNNNNNNNNNNNNNNNNNNNNNNNNNNNNNNNNNNNNNNNNNNNNNNNNNNNNNNNNNNNNNNNNNNNNNNNNNNNNNNNNNNNNNNNNNNNNNNNNNNNNNNNNNNNNNNNNNNNNNNNNNNNNNNNNNNNNNNNNNNNNNNNNNNNNNNNNNNNNNNNNNNNNNNNNNNNNNNNNNNNNNNNNNNNNNNNNNNNNNNNNNNNNNNNNNNNNNNNNNNNNNNNNNNNNNNNNNNNNNNNNNNNNNNNNNNNNNNNNNNNNNNNNNNNNNNNNNNNNNNNNNNNNNNNNNNNNNNNNNNNNNNNNNNNNNNNNNNNNNNACGTAATCTAATAGTgatatttttatactttttattttttagtgtatgtaaaaataaaatattataacgACCTATCAAATTAATTGTTAACTTTTATAAAATTTTCTTAAATGAATCTATATACTTGTTAAATAGTAACTACTTAAGTTgatatttgaaaaaataaaaacttttaatCAACTATAATTTATAAATCAAATAGAGGTGATATTTAAAAGAATCACCCCGATAATCAAATTAGTAGTCAttcaaattataatttattcATTGCAGATTTAAAAAAGGATTATTTGTATCAAATTATTTTATGATCTAGTTATGTTTTAAGATTGTGGGTTTGGATCGAATAAAGTGCCTTTGGTCCAAATTAAATGAAAGTATTTAACCATATATTTGTAAAATAATAATGTTCAACCAACGTAAGTTGGTACAGATGAATACGAATCTGTGTCTCTTAATTATCTCTATCGAATTTAATATTTATTGGAGGATAAAAATGGAgcgactaattttttttaatatgaggTTGATATGTGAGTTATGCTGAGTTATGGAGTATTGGGGAGATATACACGGTTGTGACggcatttaattttttgttttagtgAGAAGAAACCGGACCGTTCGATTTCATTGCAAAGAGAGAGGGACACAAATCGAACCCATGATTTTCTAAAATCGGACCCAGGATTTTTATTGCAGAATTTCATGGATACAGAAATCGGATCCAGGATTTTCTGCCAGTATACAAATCGGACCCAGAATTTTCAATACCTccaatcggacggtccgatttctcttAAACAGCCATCATACGCCAATAAATCACCATACACCCCATAACCCAGCTATACACCATTTCTTTCAtcatgttaaaaataaaaagttcaaaTGGAGCATGATGAGAATCTATGAAATGTAATGAACAATTTACAAACATGTGATTTGACTATAGAGATGGGCAGGTTCACTCACACTCACATGCTTCCTCTCTAGCTACTTCAATTCATtcagattatttatttattttttaaataaaaacaattgAATCTCTTAACATATACTAGACTACTAGTTTGGATGCCAGCCAAAAAGACAAGATTTTGAGTTGAACTCTACATTCTAATAAAGGGATTGTAAATTAGTAAGTTGTGAACAATTTTAGAAGAGAACCCCCTGATTAATTAATTGAAGTGGTGAGATAGATATATACATTATCATTTGTTTCTACAATAATAATCCATTTTCAGTCAATGAACTATTATTGGGGATTACTATTatgaaataatatttttataggagtaaaatatattttttttcctttaaatttgatagaagttttaaaaatatccttaaattttattttatttcaattttatctcaaaaattttcgatttgcattaaatatattttttttcctttaaatttgatagaagttttaaaaatatccttaaattttattttatttcaattttatctcaaaagtttttgatttgtatcaaatatatcctcgacggctaaattttcaaaaaatttatgaccaatctaacaataatgcatgaaaatgatGCTTGATTTGCGTGTGTTgaaggttgttcttatgaaattgttgttgaattggtcttaaattttttgaaaaattagccttcaagagtatatttgatgcaaatcgaaaacttttaggacaaaattaaaacaaaataaaatttaggaatatttttattagtcaaaattaatcaaacattaattaatttagttgttATATCTCATGAATAGTATTGATCCATAACATCAACATCAACGGTATAATTCAACCAAAATATTATATCTTTTATATACTTTTTacaatttatattaaaataattgataaaaaatacaaaattttatccAAAGTGGTACTTACGCGTTGTTTTATCCAATTTAATATTCTCATTCTATAAAATCCACGCAATTTACAtggcttttcttctttccttcctaTTAAGAACAATGGAAATTTACTTTACACGCCACAATCTTAACGCGCCACAAACATAGCATATAAAACCCCCACAATGCATTCATTCCAATATGCTTCATATAATTACAAAATTGTTAATTGGTAGcaatttaattaattagtttaCTTTATAGTGATGATGAGCATGGTAGAGTTTGAGAGTGCTTTAAAATATTTTGATGAAAATGGGGATGGAAAAATTTCCCCTTTGGAGCTCAAGAACCATGTGGCCATCTTAGGTGGCGAGTTTCGGCATGAAGATGCCGAAATGGCCATCGCCGCGTGGGACTCGGACGGCGATGGATTCTTGAGTTTGAATGATTTTGTTGAGTTGATGGAAGAGTCCGGGGAAGAAGAGATGTTGAAGGATTTAAAAGAAGCGTTTGAGATGTATATTGATGTTGAAGAGTTGAGTGAGTTCATAACTCCAAAGAGTTTGAAAAGGATGCTTGGAAAGTTGGGAGAATCAAAATCTATTGATGAATGTGAACTTATGATCAAACATTTTGATCTCAATGGTGATGGCCTTCTTAGCTTTCAAGAATTTGTAATCATGATGGGAGTTGAATATACATCTGTTTGTTAATAGATTGTTACGTATATAAAATAAGATTCgaattttaaatatttgtttaaaCAGGCTAAGGATTGCATACATAAGGCAGGATTCGAACCCtcgacacttgtttaagcggTCGAGTAAGCTAACCACTCGACCAATCAGctaatgtttatttatttattttattgtaactTTCTTTTTGGTACTAATTGTGACTTTTTTGTATTTTGGGTTGGATTGAATCAATTTGTTTGGACAAAATTTTAGTCTCACATATTACAAAAAAATTCgaattcagattttttatttggTCATATAAttcattttgaaataaaaaaaaggataaataaaGCCCAAAGATAGCAAAtggaaaaatataaatatttcaaTTAAGCCATGNNNNNNNNNNNNNNNNNNNNNNNNNNNNNNNNNNNNNNNNNNNNNNNNNNNNNNNNNNNNNNNNNNNNNNNNNNNNNNNNNNNNNNNNNNNNNNNNNNNNNNNNNNNNNNNNNNNNNNNNNNNNNNNNNNNNNNNNNNNNNNNNNNNNNNNNNNNNNNNNNNNNNNNNNNNCATTTTGTAaattagaaacaaaataaaaaattacagtGGACAATAAAAAACATGACTATTTATTTAAAGatgtattatatatgtgaagATGATAACAAATACATAAATACATGTTAtgttaaattaaatatattaaattatctaataatttttaatattatatttgcataaaaatatttttatacaaaTAATCAATTTAAAGATTAATCAATTTGTATTGATTGAGTGATCAATTCACTCGTCTTCGTCTGCTTAAGTAAGTGTTAAGAATTCGAACTCTACTTTGTACATGCAATATGTAACAACCCAGACCACCacctgctagcacgatattgtcccacatcggttggggaggagaacgaagcatgccttataagggtgtggatacatcttcctagcatgacgcgttttgacgagtgagtgtgaagagcttcggctatcatctctatcgtcaaaagcaaaatCGTGAGGTTTTGTGTGCCAaaacggacaatatcgtgctagcgggtggtttggATTGTTACACAATAAcccattataattattaatttatagaaCTGTGAAATACCATagaacacacaaaaaaaaaatcagtttaaAAATTGTATTGTTATCAAAATCATGAATTTCAATTCCTAGCAGCAGCCACATTTGACCCAGTGGTTGCATCTTACACAATTTCTACTATGAAGACTCTGGTAAAAAAATATCAAAGAGTCAAACATAGTATAACATAAAATAATCGAttattctcttccctttttttgGTGTGTGGTTACGCCATGTCATATCCAAATTGCAGCAAGAGAAGCAAACATGGTGAgaatgaaaaggaagaagaagttgcAGTTTCAATCATTTC harbors:
- the LOC107621841 gene encoding calcium-binding protein CML37-like — its product is MMSMVEFESALKYFDENGDGKISPLELKNHVAILGGEFRHEDAEMAIAAWDSDGDGFLSLNDFVELMEESGEEEMLKDLKEAFEMYIDVEELSEFITPKSLKRMLGKLGESKSIDECELMIKHFDLNGDGLLSFQEFVIMMGVEYTSVC